A window of the Oscillospiraceae bacterium genome harbors these coding sequences:
- a CDS encoding biotin/lipoyl-binding protein: protein MKHLKITVNGVPYDVQVEEAETSSVTSPSPAQPAPAVAPVPAASAASVPAPAQKLVSAPAAAPQAPAADAEVIDCPMPGTILRVSVQPGQQVKSGEVLMVLEAMKMENEIMAPHDATIDSVMVTKGQSVEPGEPLISLR, encoded by the coding sequence ATGAAACATCTGAAAATTACGGTAAACGGCGTCCCTTATGATGTGCAGGTAGAGGAAGCAGAGACTTCATCCGTGACCAGCCCGTCACCGGCACAGCCGGCTCCTGCAGTTGCTCCTGTGCCAGCGGCTTCCGCTGCTTCAGTTCCGGCCCCGGCTCAAAAGCTGGTTTCGGCTCCTGCTGCCGCGCCGCAGGCCCCTGCGGCAGATGCAGAAGTAATCGACTGCCCGATGCCCGGGACGATTCTGCGCGTTTCCGTGCAGCCCGGCCAGCAGGTAAAGTCCGGGGAAGTTTTAATGGTTCTGGAAGCAATGAAGATGGAAAATGAGATTATGGCGCCGCACGATGCCACAATAGACAGTGTTATGGTGACAAAGGGGCAGAGTGTCGAACCCGGCGAACCGCTGATTTCCTTGCGCTGA
- a CDS encoding carboxyl transferase produces the protein MNSMEKADALQSACGRADETVGSRRLSLLFDQDSFLPVDRFSESAQQPAEAAAGYGTVGGCPVFAFAQNSDQCGGAMSHAQARKLIKLYDMAAKNGAPVVGIYDSMGSRVQEGAGLLNDYGEVMYRAHALSGVVPQISLVLGPCIGASALFASCADFIVMSQEGELTISADGMGGSAKEAAFAGIAAVTAENEEAAVEAVQNLVQKLPSNNLDSVACCDENDAAGVPEAGNSAQEAAKAVANRGSLLELTPDFGKAAYTALASVGPGTSAGVLAYDGTLDADACTKAARFVSFCDAFSLPIVSFVNADRFCSLRAANVLSDRYAQATAAKITVLVGKAYGPVYLAFSGQGVNADYTIAWSQAVVSLLAPEAGAVFFRQEQLAASKNPVADRKQLIEDYACTEGSPLRAAALGLVQDVVKPEDTREELICALGMLSAKRERPIPKKHSNVQL, from the coding sequence ATGAACAGTATGGAAAAAGCAGATGCTCTGCAAAGTGCCTGCGGCAGGGCCGACGAAACCGTTGGCAGCCGGCGGCTGAGTCTGCTGTTTGATCAAGACAGTTTTCTGCCCGTTGACCGTTTTTCAGAGTCGGCACAGCAGCCGGCAGAGGCGGCGGCCGGTTATGGCACAGTTGGCGGCTGCCCAGTATTTGCTTTTGCGCAAAACAGCGATCAGTGCGGCGGTGCTATGAGCCATGCGCAGGCCCGCAAGCTTATAAAATTATATGATATGGCAGCTAAAAATGGAGCTCCCGTTGTCGGTATTTATGATTCTATGGGAAGCCGCGTACAGGAAGGCGCGGGCCTTTTGAATGATTACGGTGAAGTTATGTATAGAGCCCATGCACTTTCCGGGGTAGTTCCGCAGATTTCTTTGGTACTTGGGCCTTGCATTGGTGCCTCGGCGCTGTTTGCTTCCTGCGCGGATTTCATTGTTATGTCCCAAGAGGGCGAATTGACGATTTCCGCGGATGGAATGGGCGGCAGTGCAAAAGAAGCTGCATTTGCCGGAATTGCCGCTGTGACTGCGGAAAACGAAGAAGCTGCAGTAGAAGCAGTACAGAATTTGGTACAGAAACTTCCATCTAATAACTTAGATTCCGTTGCCTGCTGCGACGAAAACGATGCAGCAGGTGTTCCTGAAGCCGGAAATTCTGCACAAGAGGCTGCCAAAGCAGTCGCAAACCGAGGCTCCCTGTTGGAACTAACCCCGGATTTTGGCAAAGCGGCATACACAGCGCTTGCATCAGTTGGTCCGGGAACATCGGCAGGCGTATTAGCCTATGATGGAACCTTAGATGCAGACGCCTGCACAAAGGCAGCACGCTTTGTCAGCTTTTGCGATGCTTTTAGTCTGCCTATTGTCAGCTTTGTAAATGCAGACCGGTTTTGCTCTCTGCGTGCAGCCAATGTGCTTTCTGACCGGTACGCACAGGCTACTGCTGCAAAAATCACCGTTTTGGTAGGAAAAGCTTATGGTCCGGTCTACCTTGCATTTTCCGGCCAGGGTGTGAATGCCGACTATACCATAGCATGGTCTCAGGCAGTTGTTTCTCTATTGGCACCCGAAGCAGGCGCTGTGTTCTTTAGACAGGAACAGCTTGCAGCGTCTAAAAATCCGGTTGCAGACCGCAAACAGCTGATTGAAGACTATGCCTGCACCGAGGGCAGCCCGCTGCGCGCGGCAGCCTTGGGCTTGGTGCAGGATGTTGTCAAACCGGAAGATACACGAGAAGAACTCATCTGTGCCCTTGGTATGCTTTCCGCTAAACGAGAGCGGCCTATACCGAAAAAGCACAGCAATGTGCAGCTTTGA
- a CDS encoding rRNA pseudouridine synthase — protein MAEKIRLQKILADAGVASRRKAEEIIAAGDVRVNDKPVKVGDKADPKHDKITVKGKLLKTHNSLIYILLHKPRGFITTMSDEQGRKCVADLVKEVPERVYPVGRLDRESEGLLLMTNDGAFANAMTHPSHHVPKTYRVTIHPGITEDQLTQMAVGVVIDGRRTAPAQVRVLHQEKGRVVLEVILHEGRNREIRKMCETLGLEVARLKRTAIGPLRLGMLQPGEWRQLTAQEVKQLAAAAKEDKHSARPAGNRRVKEKN, from the coding sequence ATGGCAGAAAAAATCAGACTGCAGAAAATATTGGCAGATGCCGGTGTCGCTTCCCGCCGAAAAGCCGAAGAAATCATTGCGGCGGGCGATGTGCGCGTCAATGACAAGCCGGTAAAGGTGGGGGATAAAGCAGACCCCAAGCACGATAAGATTACAGTAAAGGGAAAACTGCTGAAAACGCATAACAGCCTTATTTACATTTTATTACACAAGCCGCGCGGCTTTATCACCACTATGTCCGACGAGCAGGGGCGCAAATGTGTAGCGGATTTGGTTAAAGAGGTGCCAGAGCGGGTTTATCCGGTTGGCCGCCTTGACAGGGAAAGCGAGGGCCTGCTGTTGATGACCAACGACGGTGCCTTTGCAAACGCTATGACCCATCCCTCTCACCATGTACCCAAAACATACCGTGTCACCATTCACCCCGGCATTACAGAGGACCAGTTGACCCAAATGGCCGTGGGAGTTGTCATTGACGGCCGGCGCACCGCGCCGGCACAGGTGCGGGTGCTCCACCAGGAAAAGGGCCGCGTCGTGCTGGAAGTGATTCTTCACGAGGGCAGAAACCGTGAAATACGCAAAATGTGCGAGACTCTCGGGCTGGAGGTTGCCCGCTTAAAGCGCACGGCAATAGGGCCGTTGCGTCTGGGTATGCTGCAGCCGGGTGAGTGGCGGCAGTTGACAGCACAGGAGGTAAAGCAGCTGGCTGCGGCTGCAAAGGAAGACAAGCACAGCGCCCGCCCCGCAGGAAACAGGCGCGTTAAGGAGAAAAACTGA
- a CDS encoding D-alanyl-D-alanine carboxypeptidase, whose amino-acid sequence MSLKKASAVLLAGAVFVCSGFLHPTAAADKGLSVSAQSAILVNATDGSVLWAKNAAQKRPMASTTKIMTALLTLEEAACSDRTVQITADMLRVEGTSMGLQAGDRVKLSTLAAGMLSTSGNDAATAVAFALDGGPAAFAKRMNQRAKELKMNNTHFVTPSGLDDAAHYSTAEDMAKLACAAMKNDAFAAITAQKSIKVHFEQPACTRVYQNHNKLLTLYRGCIGVKTGFTKKSGRCLVSCAQRNGVRLIAVTLCAPDDWRDHQLLLDYGFSRLKSVSLDDSSCVFSLPLVGGKADHVQVRGETGSTLVIPKEAHLTRSVELPHFVYAPLEKGEVVGQVIYRFNGSVAAQIPLTAEAAPAAPKKLNFWRQIIAFFGSLFSSS is encoded by the coding sequence ATGAGTCTTAAAAAAGCATCAGCAGTTTTGTTGGCCGGCGCAGTTTTTGTCTGTTCAGGCTTTCTGCACCCGACTGCGGCAGCCGACAAGGGCCTTTCGGTTTCAGCACAGTCCGCTATATTGGTCAATGCCACTGACGGCTCTGTTTTATGGGCTAAAAATGCGGCGCAGAAGCGCCCTATGGCAAGCACAACAAAAATCATGACAGCGCTGCTCACGTTAGAGGAGGCTGCCTGCAGCGACCGTACGGTACAGATTACAGCGGATATGCTGCGCGTAGAAGGAACTTCTATGGGCCTGCAGGCAGGGGACCGCGTGAAGCTCAGCACTTTAGCGGCAGGCATGCTTAGTACTTCCGGCAATGATGCTGCCACAGCGGTTGCTTTTGCCCTTGACGGCGGCCCGGCAGCGTTTGCCAAACGGATGAACCAGCGTGCCAAAGAACTAAAAATGAATAACACCCATTTTGTCACGCCCTCAGGTCTTGACGATGCTGCGCACTACTCAACAGCGGAGGATATGGCAAAACTCGCCTGTGCTGCAATGAAAAATGATGCTTTTGCGGCGATTACTGCACAGAAAAGTATAAAAGTTCATTTTGAGCAGCCGGCCTGTACGCGGGTGTACCAAAACCACAACAAATTGCTCACCCTGTACCGCGGCTGTATTGGCGTAAAGACCGGATTTACTAAAAAATCCGGGCGCTGCCTTGTCAGCTGCGCACAGCGAAACGGTGTGCGCCTAATAGCGGTTACGCTTTGTGCGCCGGATGACTGGCGCGACCATCAGCTGCTGCTGGATTACGGCTTTTCACGTTTAAAAAGCGTTTCACTCGACGACAGCTCCTGCGTTTTCTCTCTACCGCTGGTTGGCGGCAAAGCGGACCATGTTCAGGTGCGCGGAGAAACCGGCAGCACGCTGGTTATTCCCAAAGAAGCTCATTTAACCCGCAGTGTAGAGCTGCCGCATTTTGTATATGCGCCGCTCGAAAAGGGCGAGGTGGTCGGCCAGGTCATTTATCGTTTCAATGGCAGCGTGGCCGCACAGATTCCCTTGACCGCGGAGGCCGCCCCTGCCGCCCCGAAAAAGCTCAACTTTTGGCGGCAGATTATTGCGTTTTTCGGCAGCTTGTTTTCTTCTTCATAA
- the ytfJ gene encoding GerW family sporulation protein: MSSNHPIEGMMDTTLQNIRQMVDINTIVGDPITSPDGTIIIPISKISYGFASGGSDFACKANPDKDFFGGGAGAGVSISPVAFLTISNGNVKMLQIDPYNSSADRIVGMVPDIVDKVNEMINKKDKIKKDTEPPKPAEKNTSADPQK; this comes from the coding sequence ATGAGCAGCAATCATCCGATTGAAGGCATGATGGATACGACCCTTCAAAATATTCGCCAAATGGTAGACATTAATACGATTGTAGGGGACCCGATCACTTCTCCCGATGGAACCATTATCATTCCAATATCAAAAATCAGCTACGGCTTTGCCTCTGGCGGGTCGGATTTTGCCTGCAAGGCAAATCCAGACAAAGATTTCTTTGGCGGCGGCGCCGGTGCCGGCGTTTCCATTAGTCCGGTAGCATTTCTAACAATTTCCAATGGAAACGTTAAAATGCTTCAAATTGATCCCTACAATTCCTCTGCAGACCGTATTGTGGGCATGGTTCCGGATATTGTCGACAAAGTGAATGAAATGATTAACAAAAAAGATAAAATAAAAAAAGACACGGAGCCCCCAAAACCTGCAGAGAAAAATACTTCTGCAGATCCGCAGAAATAA
- a CDS encoding DUF2953 domain-containing protein, whose protein sequence is MTFLKIFLSLNILFFFLSMASVRLRFSYYNKLGLKISYLCFSYTAFPRKEKKKARKKPPEKTAEKKEKEKKENVFQRVYREEGLSGLLHLLKALADMAGGALKKLFQHIRAKRLSLHVSVAEGDAATTAIHYGYVCSAVYPAFSVITQAMKCSSFEVAVVPDFHGKETKIQGAADVKIRVLFLLTIALQALIRYMKLIKTAKIDNETNNKKGGAVNEQQSSD, encoded by the coding sequence ATGACTTTTCTGAAAATTTTTCTGTCGCTCAATATTCTTTTCTTTTTTCTGTCTATGGCTTCGGTGCGTTTGCGCTTTTCGTATTATAACAAATTAGGCCTTAAAATTTCTTATCTTTGTTTTTCTTATACAGCCTTTCCGCGAAAAGAAAAGAAAAAAGCCAGAAAGAAGCCTCCTGAAAAGACTGCTGAAAAAAAGGAAAAAGAAAAAAAAGAAAATGTCTTTCAGCGTGTTTATCGGGAAGAGGGCCTATCAGGGCTGCTGCATCTGCTCAAAGCCCTTGCGGATATGGCCGGCGGTGCTCTCAAAAAATTATTTCAGCATATTCGCGCCAAAAGACTTTCCCTGCATGTGTCTGTCGCGGAGGGCGATGCTGCCACTACAGCAATTCATTACGGCTATGTTTGTTCGGCAGTTTATCCGGCATTTTCCGTGATTACACAGGCGATGAAGTGCTCTTCTTTTGAGGTGGCAGTTGTGCCGGATTTCCACGGAAAAGAAACAAAGATTCAGGGTGCAGCAGATGTAAAAATTCGGGTTCTATTTTTGTTGACGATAGCCCTTCAGGCGCTCATCCGATACATGAAACTTATAAAAACGGCCAAAATAGACAATGAAACCAATAATAAAAAAGGCGGTGCAGTAAATGAGCAGCAATCATCCGATTGA
- the scpB gene encoding SMC-Scp complex subunit ScpB has product MNGENRIGALQAMLFASGEPLQLEKIAEVLEIDPAEAQKLAEETRVSFNAANRGVQIVRIEDSYQMCSTPAYARQVRALLEIRHNAPLSQAALEVLAIIAYNQPVTKAFIEQIRGVDSSSTVGSLCQKGLVEERGRLELPGRPLLYGTTLNFLRCMGIPSIEEMPPLRHDEPAEKKAGVPAEAEA; this is encoded by the coding sequence ATGAATGGTGAAAACAGGATTGGTGCTTTACAAGCAATGCTTTTTGCAAGCGGAGAGCCTCTGCAGCTGGAAAAAATTGCAGAAGTCCTTGAAATAGACCCAGCAGAGGCGCAGAAGCTTGCAGAGGAAACCAGAGTTTCTTTTAATGCTGCCAACCGCGGAGTGCAGATTGTAAGAATAGAGGACAGCTACCAAATGTGCAGTACGCCTGCCTATGCCCGCCAAGTGCGCGCTTTGCTGGAAATCCGCCACAACGCGCCGCTTTCTCAAGCAGCGCTGGAGGTGCTCGCTATTATTGCATACAATCAGCCAGTCACAAAAGCTTTTATTGAGCAGATCCGCGGTGTCGATTCCTCGAGCACGGTCGGCAGCCTCTGTCAAAAGGGGCTTGTCGAAGAGCGCGGCCGACTGGAACTTCCCGGGCGGCCTTTGCTTTACGGCACAACGCTGAATTTTCTGCGCTGTATGGGCATTCCTTCTATAGAAGAAATGCCGCCGCTTCGGCATGATGAGCCTGCAGAAAAGAAAGCGGGCGTTCCAGCGGAGGCAGAAGCATGA
- a CDS encoding segregation/condensation protein A yields MEKLTYKLDAFEGPLDLLLYLIRKNKLNICDIPITEVLQQYMDHIHAAQEENMDVSSAFLEMAARLVYIKTVYLLPKHEEADTMRAELSGQLLEYEECKRVAALLGGEISTGSTFARAPAQVEPDMLYRRPINPVALQKAYCDAAGKRTPPPTQQSFSKLVTHRVVSVASQIISVLRHLWHEKRVPFKQLFAKKRDRSEIVATFLAVLELVRGKRVRVEGDGDNPTVKLVKAGEHK; encoded by the coding sequence ATGGAAAAGCTAACCTATAAACTGGATGCTTTCGAAGGGCCGCTGGATCTGCTTTTGTATCTTATCCGCAAAAACAAGCTGAATATCTGCGATATACCGATTACAGAAGTGCTGCAGCAGTACATGGACCATATTCATGCGGCCCAGGAAGAAAATATGGATGTTTCCAGTGCGTTTTTAGAGATGGCTGCCCGCTTGGTCTATATCAAGACGGTTTATCTGCTGCCAAAGCATGAAGAAGCCGATACCATGCGTGCAGAACTTTCTGGACAGCTGCTGGAATACGAAGAATGCAAGCGGGTCGCGGCATTGCTTGGCGGCGAAATTTCTACAGGAAGCACGTTTGCACGTGCACCTGCCCAGGTAGAACCGGACATGCTCTACCGCCGGCCGATTAACCCGGTGGCGCTGCAAAAAGCCTATTGTGATGCAGCTGGCAAGCGTACCCCACCGCCGACACAGCAGTCATTTTCAAAGCTGGTCACGCATCGCGTCGTGTCGGTCGCCTCTCAGATTATCAGTGTGCTGCGCCATTTATGGCATGAAAAAAGAGTGCCTTTTAAGCAGCTATTTGCAAAAAAACGCGACCGCTCTGAAATCGTCGCAACTTTTTTGGCAGTCTTGGAACTGGTCCGCGGTAAACGGGTGCGTGTTGAAGGCGATGGCGACAATCCAACGGTAAAACTTGTAAAGGCTGGTGAGCACAAATGA
- a CDS encoding site-2 protease family protein, protein MLFNIIQSLINGQGFDAASAFADILASVAVIILILPFHEYAHGWAAKKLGDSTAQYAGRLTFNPLASVDPIGALFLILFGFGWAKPVPIDPRYFKHPKRDMALTALAGPLANLLASLVCGILYNLVILLGGGSVTLGTYPSNIVLQFLLLFFSAATTINISLAAFNLLPIPPLDGSRILGMFLSNRAMQAYYRYERYIIWGIFALLLFGFLDVPLQFLQRVFTVGVMTLADLPFHLLGV, encoded by the coding sequence ATGTTATTTAATATCATACAGTCACTGATAAATGGGCAGGGTTTTGATGCTGCCAGCGCCTTTGCCGATATTTTGGCTTCCGTTGCTGTCATCATTCTAATTCTGCCTTTTCATGAATATGCACATGGCTGGGCGGCAAAGAAACTGGGGGACTCCACTGCACAGTATGCCGGCAGGCTTACTTTTAATCCGCTTGCAAGTGTTGACCCCATCGGTGCGCTGTTCCTGATTCTGTTTGGCTTTGGTTGGGCAAAGCCCGTGCCGATTGACCCGCGCTATTTTAAGCATCCAAAGCGTGATATGGCCTTGACAGCCCTTGCAGGTCCGCTTGCTAATCTGTTGGCATCGCTGGTCTGCGGCATTCTGTATAACCTGGTTATACTGCTTGGCGGCGGCAGCGTGACGCTTGGCACATATCCTTCCAATATCGTCCTGCAGTTTCTGCTGCTGTTTTTCAGTGCAGCAACGACAATCAATATTTCTTTGGCCGCTTTTAATCTGCTGCCGATTCCTCCACTGGACGGCTCCCGCATTTTAGGCATGTTCTTAAGCAACCGCGCCATGCAGGCCTATTACCGCTATGAGAGATATATCATCTGGGGTATTTTTGCGCTGCTGCTGTTTGGATTTCTTGATGTCCCACTGCAATTTTTACAGCGCGTGTTTACTGTAGGCGTTATGACCCTTGCAGATTTACCGTTTCATCTGCTGGGCGTGTAA
- the rpmB gene encoding 50S ribosomal protein L28, whose protein sequence is MAKCEICGKDLAFGIQVSHSHRRSNRTWKPNIRRVKAIVNGSPKRIYACTRCLRSGKVKRAV, encoded by the coding sequence ATGGCAAAGTGTGAAATTTGTGGGAAGGACCTTGCTTTCGGTATCCAGGTATCCCATTCTCATCGTCGTTCCAATCGTACATGGAAACCGAATATTCGCCGAGTAAAAGCGATTGTCAACGGTTCTCCAAAGCGTATTTACGCCTGCACCCGGTGCCTGCGTTCCGGTAAGGTAAAGCGTGCTGTGTAA
- the plsY gene encoding glycerol-3-phosphate 1-O-acyltransferase PlsY: MQYPVNFIVAAIATAVISYLLGSISFSIIFTKIFDKKDIRTMGSGNAGMTNVLRSAGMKPGLLTIFCDFGKGILACFIGMLIFGAVFGSGTELARYGVYIAGVACVLGHMFPVYFGFRGGKGVLTTAAVLLMIYPPLIAVDFSLFLIIAITTKYVSLGSVIAASTFPLWGWMFNYLIFYRNGMVSMTYMVVTTLMLCFLAACIDLRHHANIDRLVHGKEKKFTLHHDSKKA, translated from the coding sequence ATGCAGTATCCTGTAAACTTTATCGTCGCCGCCATTGCCACTGCTGTAATCAGCTATTTGCTTGGCAGTATTTCTTTTTCAATTATTTTTACAAAAATATTTGATAAGAAAGATATCCGTACCATGGGAAGTGGAAACGCCGGCATGACGAATGTTTTGCGCTCTGCTGGCATGAAGCCCGGTCTGTTGACGATTTTCTGCGACTTCGGCAAGGGCATTCTGGCCTGTTTTATCGGCATGCTCATTTTTGGCGCTGTGTTTGGCAGTGGCACTGAGCTTGCCCGCTATGGTGTTTATATTGCCGGCGTTGCCTGCGTACTGGGGCACATGTTTCCCGTTTACTTTGGTTTTCGCGGGGGCAAAGGCGTGCTTACTACAGCTGCAGTGCTTTTAATGATTTATCCGCCGCTTATCGCAGTCGATTTTTCGCTGTTTTTAATCATTGCCATTACCACAAAGTATGTGTCTCTTGGCTCTGTCATTGCGGCCAGTACATTTCCGCTGTGGGGCTGGATGTTCAATTATCTGATTTTTTACCGCAACGGTATGGTATCTATGACCTATATGGTTGTCACAACGCTGATGCTGTGTTTCTTGGCGGCATGTATTGATTTGCGCCACCATGCAAATATTGACCGCTTAGTCCACGGCAAAGAAAAGAAATTCACTCTGCACCATGATAGTAAGAAAGCTTAA